The Vidua macroura isolate BioBank_ID:100142 chromosome 27, ASM2450914v1, whole genome shotgun sequence genome includes a window with the following:
- the TMEM98 gene encoding transmembrane protein 98 — protein METVVIVAIGVLATIFLASFVALVVVCRQRYCHPKDLRHHYDTKPIVDLMGTTETPSEPSELELDDVVITNPHIEAILENEDWVEDASGLVSHCIAILKICHTLTEKLVAMTMGSGARVKSPASLGDIIVVAKRISPRVDDVVRSMYPPLDPKLLDARAAALLLSVSHLVLVTRSACRQPAARHWVERSLAAAEEHMAVLRQAAMATEPERPPAPGEPPRQEQSAI, from the exons ATGGAGACCGTTGTCATCGTGGCCATCGGGGTGCTGGCCACCATCTTCCTGGCGTCCTTTGTGGCGCTGGTGGTGGTGTGCAGGCAGCGCTACTGTCACCCCAAGGACCTGCGCCACCACTACGACACCAA ACCCATCGTGGACCTGATGGGGACCACAGAGACGCCGTCAGAGCCCTCGGAGCTGGAGCTGGACGACGTGGTCATCACCAACCCCCACATAGAGGCCATCCTGGAGAACGAGGACTGGGTCGAGGATGCCTC GGGTCTGGTGTCCCACTGCATTGCCATCCTGAAG ATCTGTCACACACTGACGGAGAAGTTGGTGGCCATGACCATGGGCTCAGGCGCACGCGTGAAGTCCCCAGCCAGCCTGGGTGACATCATCGTGGTGGCCAAGCGCATCAGCCCCAG AGTGGACGACGTGGTGAGATCCATGTACCCCCCGCTGGACCCCAAACTGCTGGACGCGAG ggCCGCGGCGCTGCTGCTGTCGGTCAGTCACCTGGTGCTGGTGACCCGCAGCGCCTGTCGCCAGCCGGCCGCTCGCCACTGGGTCGAGCGGTCACTGGCGGCCGCCGAGGAGCACATGGCCGTGCTGCGCCAGGCCGCCATGGCCACCGAGCCCGAGCGGCCACCGGCCCCCGGCGAGCCCCCCCGCCAGGAGCAGTCGGCCATCTGA
- the GRN gene encoding progranulin — protein MRTFLLLWVALAGTGAQLPCPHGGPCPVTPALPARSAVGCQDSSSCPASCQLPESVPCAGGHRCCPRGSRCSADGESCVTDLAPRAVPCPDGQSECPDDATCCVTGSGAWGCCPMPQASCCADKVHCCPHATVCDLTRGRCVSPAGDTEVPLGTAFPAWKRQPPAPVALRQVLCPDGRSACPDGATCCQLSPEQYGCCPLQNAVCCGDGQHCCPQGTTCDLIHSTCTSLGGSAPLAALPTAGDVKCDEETSCPDGNTCCRLSSGAWGCCPLEQAVCCPDHVHCCPQGYTCDPEGSSCLQGGGTRQPWLRKTPALPRGGQVTQVTSGNVKCDETTSCPDRTTCCRLSLGTWGCCPFEQAVCCPDLVHCCPQGYTCDPEGSSCLQGGGTRRPWLHKTPALPWGGQVTQVTSGNVKCDEKTSCPDGSTCCRLSLGTWGCCPLEQAVCCGDHKHCCPRGYTCNVATESCEKLLAPTPLLPTPSAPRQAPSAPRWAPPVPLRAAGIHPGGLVPCGATGSCHGGQRCCQARGGSWGCCPFAQGSCCSDGRHCCPAGSHCTGGGWGCSPQRWDLL, from the exons ATGAggaccttcctgctgctgtgggtggcCCTGGCCGGCACGGGGgcccagctgccctgccctcaTGGGGGACCCTGCCCCGTCACCCCG GCCCTGCCTGCCCGCAGTGCAGTGGGGTGCCAGGACAGCTCATCCTGCCCCGCCAGCTGCCAGCTGCCAGAG AGCGTCCCCTGTGCCGGGGGCCACCGCTGCTGTCCCCGAGGGTCCCGCTGCAGCGCTGACGGGGAGTCCTGTGTCACAGACCTGG CCCCCCgtgctgtcccctgtcctgaCGGCCAGTCCGAGTGTCCCGATGATGCCACGTGCTGTGTGACGGGCAGCGGCgcctgggggtgctgccccATGCCCCAG GCCTCGTGCTGTGCTGACAAGGTGCACTGCTGTCCCCACGCCACCGTCTGCGACCTGACCCGCGGGCGCTGTGTGTCCCCCGCCGGTGACACCGAGGtccccctgggcacagccttcCCCGCCTGGAAGCGCCAGCCCCCCGCCCCAG TGGCGCTGCGCCAGGTGCTGTGTCCCGATGGCCGCTCGGCATGTCCCGACGGGGccacctgctgccagctgtccccagagcagtacggctgctgtcccctgcagaAC GCTGTGTGCTGCGGTGACGGgcagcactgctgtccccagggcaccACCTGTGACCTGATCCACTCCACCTGCACCTCCCTGGGGGGCTCTGCccccctggcagctctgcccacag ctggtgACGTCAAGTGTGACGAGGAGACGAGCTGTCCTGATGGCAACACgtgctgcaggctcagctcaggggcctgggggtgctgccccCTCGAGCAG GCCGTCTGCTGCCCCGACCACGTGCACTGCTGCCCCCAGGGCTACACCTGCGACCCCGAggggagcagctgcctgcagggggGGGGCACCCGCCAGCCCTGGCTGCGCAAGaccccggcgctgccccgggggggacaggtgacacaggtgacatcGGGGAATGTCAAATGTGATGAGACGACGAGCTGTCCTGATAGGACCACGTGCTGCCGGCTGAGCCTGGgcacctgggggtgctgccccTTCGAACAG GCCGTCTGCTGCCCCGACCTCGTGCACTGCTGCCCGCAGGGCTACACCTGCGACCCCGAggggagcagctgcctgcagggggGGGGCACCCGCCGGCCCTGGCTACACAAGACCCCGGCGCTGCCCTGGgggggacaggtgacacaggtgacatcAGGGAATGTCAAATGTGATGAGAAGACAAGCTGTCCTGACGGGAGCACATGCTGCCGGCTGAGCCTGGgcacctgggggtgctgccctCTCGAGCAG GCCGTTTGCTGCGGGGACCACAAGCACTGCTGTCCCCGGGGCTACACCTGCAACGTGGCCACTGAgagctgtgagaagctgctggcgCCCACCCCGCTCCTGCCAACCCCCTCAGCCCCCCGCCAggccccctcagccccccgCTGGGCACCCCCTGTCCCACTGCGAGCTGCTGGCATCCACCCGGGTGGCCTCGTGCCCTGCGGTGCCACTGGCTCCTGCCACGGGGGCCAGCGGTGCTGCCAGGCCCGGGGAGGctcctgggggtgctgccccTTTGCCCAG ggctcctgctgctcgGATGGCCGCCACTGCTGCCCCGCGGGGTCCCACTGCAccggggggggctgggggtgcagcccCCAGCGCTGGGACTTGCTCTGA
- the LOC128819953 gene encoding LOW QUALITY PROTEIN: rho GTPase-activating protein 27-like (The sequence of the model RefSeq protein was modified relative to this genomic sequence to represent the inferred CDS: inserted 2 bases in 1 codon), with protein MGSPSHCPGRPCQIRQQCRSRXSSGAGPFLRQEPPEEPFPRRAAAGPLRRRPLPPAEGTGRAPAARAAAGGRVPTPPRSPAPSPVEAAAETGRVGTGPARARAAPRARTRPSAGRRRRRGEAMEAAEPAEEALVLVEYGFEYRAKDGTLVSIKPNERYVLLKRTNPHWWHVRRSGDARAFYIPAQYVKELPPIAAPAPLEPPPSGHAATEPAALVPQPPPAYEYRFIGAAEPGESAGGCPVPRRDSVPRRDSVPRRDSVPRRDSVPRRDSPPSLSSFRVLPELTPHPAEPVRPSHSLDDLARVTPAPRSATDAMGARGDSSGHARPLGKSRSETLCASGKDRDVVRRWPGAGPAAQARKESEETPDPIYLNIQELREEAAASSAPEEPGGSVLDWETHTDTDSGHLFYYNPVTGETTWDCPFGQAADGVSPAASPASSLAHSPELPEWEQHVDKGSGQTFFYNSVTGETSWDPPTAGDTGSPREMHPGGTWYGPMEQRPPTPETDYPDLSPDELECYPEEDYSPVGSYDQGASLCLSPRHPEELGSPPGWYGHGHPEGIMFYPEHFAPDTVPSGGRHERASSGSSQDSGLFAWHGAVSPALGSKEEKFKSLEKAGVLNRTKTVDRGKRLRKNWSSSWTVLEGGILTFFKDSKHSAASALRHPSTLTIPEHTVKLRGATLTWAGRDKSSKKNVLELRTREGSEFLIQHDSEQIITAWHRAIADSIGRRGSDIPGEEEAEIRAEFGSREKLGGGEERRAAAGQVTGSAESDTSRVRNKLRKFLQRRPTLQSLRERGYIKDQVFGCSLLALCERERGTVPRFVLQCIWTVERRGLDIDGLYRVSGNLATIQKLRYKVEHDEQLDLDDGRWEDIHVVTGALKLFLRELPEPLVPFSHFDKFIAAIKIQDTSLRGNCIRDLVVSLPPAHHDTMKVLFRHLCRVVEHKEENRMSVQSVAIVFGPTLLRPASEEGNMAMHMVFQNQVVEHILNHYGYIFPDG; from the exons ATGGGgtccccatcccactgcccagggaggccgTGCCAGATCCGGCAGCAGTGCAGATCCCG CAGCAGCGGGGCTGGGCCCTTCCTGCGGCAGGAACCTCCCGAGGAGCCGTTTCCTCGTCGGGCGGCAGCGGGTCCCCTCCGCCGCCGTCCCCTGCCGCCCGCCGAGGGGACAGGACGCGCCCCAGCAGCCCGAGCTGCAGCCGGGGGCCGGGTACCCACTCCGCCGCGGAGCCCGGCCCCGTCTCCCGTCGAGGCGGCGGCGGAAACCGGGCGAGTCGGGACCGGCCCCGCGCGGGCACGAGCGGCACCGCGGGCGCGCACCCGCCCCAGCGCCGGCCGCAG GCGGAGGCGCGGGGAGGCCATGGAGGCGGCAGAGCCGGCGGAGGAGGCGCTGGTGCTGGTAGAGTACGGCTTCGAGTACCGCGCCAAGGACGGCACCTTGGTCTCCATCAAACCCAACGAGCGCTATGTCCTGCTCAAACGCACCAACCCGCACTGGTGGCACGTCCGCAGGAGCGGGGACGCTCGGGCCTTCTACATCCCGGCCCAGTACGTCAAGGAGCTGCCTCCCATCGCCGCCCCAGCCCCGCTTGAGCCCCCGCCATCGGGACATGCTGCGACAGAGCCGGCCGCGCTCGTCCCTCAGCCCCCGCCAGCCTACGAGTATCGGTTCATCGGCGCCGCCGAGCCGGGGGAGTCGGCAGGAGGGTGCCCAGTGCCCAGGAGAGACTCGGTGCCCAGGAGGGACTCGGTGCCCAGGAGAGACTCGGTGCCCAGGAGAGACTCGGTGCCCAGGAGAGACTCTCCACCATCACTCAGCTCTTTTCGGGTCCTCCCGGAGCTGACCCCGCACCCCGCTGAGCCTGTGAGACCTTCGCACTCCCTGGATGACCTGGCGCGGGTGACACCAGCACCTCGCAGTGCCACTGATGCCATGGGGGCACGCGGGGACTCCTCAGGACACGCTCGGCCGCTCGGGAAGAGCCGCTCCGAGACCCTCTGCGCCTCCGGCAAGGACAGGGACGTGGTCAGGAGGTGGCCGGGAGCCGGCCCCGCAGCTCAG GCACGCAAGGAGTCAGAGGAGACACCTGATCCCATCTACCTCAACATCCAGGAGCTGCGGGAAGAGGCCGCCGCCAGCTCGGCCCCGGAGGAGCCTGGTGGCTCCGTGTTGGACTGGGAAACCCACACGGACACGGACAGTGGGCATTTGTTTTATTATAACCCGGTGACAGGCGAGACCACGTGGGATTGTCCCTTCGGGCAGGCGGCCGATGGAGTGAGTCCTGCCGCCTCTCCCGCCTCCTCGCTCGCACACAGCCCGGAGCTTCCCGAGTGGGAACAGCACGTGGACAAAGGAAGCGGACAGACTTTTTTCTATAATTCGGTGACAGGTGAGACGTCGTGGGACCCCCCCACTGCAGGAGACACAGGCAGCCCCCGGGAGATGCACCCTGGGGGGACGTGGTACGGTCCCATGGAGCAGAGG cCACCCACTCCAGAAACGGATTATCCCGACCTGTCTCCAGATGAGCTGGAGTGTTATCCCGAGGAAGACTATTCACCTGTGGGCTCCTATGATCAGGGGGCCTCTCTCTGCCTGTCCCCGAGGCACCCCGAGGAGCTGGGCTCACCCCCGGGCTGGTATGGGCATGGCCACCCCGAGGGAATCATGTTCTACCCCGAGCACTTCGCCCCTGACACG gtgccaTCGGGCGGCCGCCACGAGCGGGCCAGCAGCGGCTCCAGCCAGGACAGCGGGCTCTTCGCCTGGCACGGCGCCGTGTCACCGGCACTGGGCAGCAAGGAGGAGAAG TTTAAAAGCCTCGAAAAAGCCGGTGTGCTCAACCGGACCAAGACAGTGGACAGAGGGAAGCGGCTCCG gaAGAACTGGAGCTCCTCCTGGACAGTGCTGGAAGGGGGAATCCTCACCTTCTTCAAGGACTCGAAGCACTCAGCTGCCAGTGCCCTG AGGCACCCCAGCACCCTGACCATCCCCGAGCACACGGTAAAGCTGCGCGGGGCCACCCTCACCTGGGCCGGCAGAGATAAGTCCAGCAAGAAGAATGTCCTGGAG CTGAGGACGCGGGAGGGCTCGGAATTCCTCATCCAGCATGACTCGGAGCAGATCATCACCGCCTGGCACAGGGCCATCGCAGACAGCATCGGCCGGAGG GGCTCCGACATCCCCGGAGAGGAGGAGGCCGAAATTCGGGCTGAATTCGGCTCCCGGGAGAAGCTGGGGGGCGGCGAGGAGCGGAGGGCAG CGGCCGGGCAGGTGACGGGCAGTGCCGAGAGTGACACCAGCCGAGTCCGGAACAAACTCCGCAAGTTCCTGCAGAGGCGGCCGACGCTGCAGTCCCTGCGGGAGCGGGGCTACATCAAGG ACCAGGTTTTTGGCTGCTCGCTGCTGGCACTGTGTGAGCGGGAGCGAGGGACGGTGCCACGCTTCGTCCTGCAGTGCATCTGGACTGTGGAGAGGAGAG GTCTGGACATTGATGGCCTGTACCGGGTCAGTGGCAACCTGGCCACCATCCAGAAACTGCGCTACAAGGTGGAGCACG ATGAGCAGCTGGACCTGGATGATGGGCGCTGGGAGGACATCCACGTCGTCACCGGGGCACTGAAGCTCTTCCTGCGGGAGCTGCCAGAGCCACTCGTCCCCTTCAGCCACTTTGACAAGTTCATCGCTGCCATCA AGATCCAGGACACGTCTCTGCGGGGCAACTGCATCCGGGACCTGGTGGTGTCCCTGCCACCCGCCCACCACGACACCATGAAGGTCCTTTTCCGCCACCTTTGCAG ggtGGTGGAGCACAAGGAGGAGAACCGCATGTCGGTGCAGAGCGTCGCCATCGTCTTCGGCCCCACGCTGCTGCGGCCGGCCAGCGAGGAGGGCAACATGGCCATGCACATGGTCTTCCAGAACCAGGTGGTGGAGCACATCCTCAACCACTATGGATACATCTTCCCTGATGGATAA